From the Astatotilapia calliptera chromosome 6, fAstCal1.2, whole genome shotgun sequence genome, one window contains:
- the pold4 gene encoding DNA polymerase delta subunit 4 has translation MTTKRRLITDSFKVVKRSRKGGKREKSPTPPPSPQKEADRVREEELEKLRQFDLDWSFGPCTGISRLQRWERAKLHGLNPPEEIRDLLLQTHADPEYNLGLWSGYPL, from the exons ATGACAACCAAGCGCAGACTTATCACGGACTCGTTCAAAGTGGTGAAGAGATCCAGAAAAGGAGGGAAGCGAGAGAAGAGcccaactcctcctccttccccacagAAAG AGGCTGACCGAGTTAGAGAGGAGGAACTGGAGAAGCTCCGACAGTTTGACCTCGACTGGAGTTTTGGGCCCTGCACAG GTATCAGCAGGCTGCAGAGGTGGGAGAGAGCAAAGCTTCATGGTCTGAACCCACCTGAGGAGATCAGAGACCTGCTGCTACAAACCCACGCCGACCCAGAGTACAACCTggg CTTGTGGAGTGGATATCCTCTCTGA